Proteins encoded by one window of Atribacterota bacterium:
- a CDS encoding hemolysin family protein, with translation MEDGSPWIAIGIVVFLIIINGILASSEISLISLKKVKLRNKIESGDKKAKLLLEMKQNPSDFLSTIQIGITLAGLLSGAFAADTLAKPLIKWLSTFAIPQTWLSFIDIFMVFLITIILTYFMLVFGELVPKRLAMRNPYKISSRFVSPIIFLSVVTKPLVRLLSISTNSVLRFLGIEPTQDEHIMTEEEILLNLREGREQGTIEETEEHIVKNLFKFTDSLVEDAMVHRTEIQAVPVESSFIDIVKMMKKTSHGKFPVFEESIDKIVGVVYSKDFISMYPSEEVKTPILKVKDIMRPPFFVPESHLLVNLFSEMKQHKDYLAVVVDEYGGTSGIITMTDILEEIVGDIEKPYIEMIQKITGGGFLVDGRIKMKDLLEFLNISIDTDENNTLSGFIIDSLGYVPEKEESPEVEVESYIFRVKEMSGPLIHSVYIKNK, from the coding sequence ATGGAAGATGGCAGTCCGTGGATTGCCATAGGTATTGTTGTTTTTCTTATTATTATTAATGGTATTTTGGCTTCAAGTGAGATTTCTTTGATTAGCCTGAAAAAAGTGAAATTAAGAAATAAAATTGAGTCAGGGGATAAAAAAGCAAAATTACTACTTGAAATGAAGCAGAATCCCAGTGATTTTCTCTCTACAATACAGATAGGCATTACCCTTGCAGGATTATTATCAGGTGCATTTGCTGCCGATACCCTGGCTAAGCCATTAATTAAATGGCTTTCAACTTTTGCTATTCCGCAAACCTGGCTTTCTTTTATTGACATATTTATGGTTTTCTTAATAACTATAATTTTGACATATTTTATGCTTGTTTTTGGTGAATTAGTACCAAAAAGACTTGCTATGAGAAACCCCTATAAAATTAGTTCGCGTTTTGTTTCTCCAATTATATTCCTGTCAGTAGTCACAAAACCTCTTGTTCGATTATTATCCATTTCTACTAATTCAGTATTGCGTTTTTTAGGAATAGAGCCTACTCAGGATGAACATATTATGACTGAAGAAGAAATATTGCTTAACCTGAGGGAAGGTAGAGAGCAGGGAACTATTGAAGAAACAGAAGAGCATATAGTCAAAAATCTATTTAAATTTACTGATTCTCTGGTGGAAGATGCCATGGTACATCGAACTGAGATACAGGCAGTTCCTGTAGAATCATCATTTATAGATATAGTGAAAATGATGAAGAAAACATCTCACGGTAAATTTCCTGTTTTTGAAGAAAGTATCGACAAAATAGTGGGTGTTGTGTATAGTAAGGATTTTATCTCTATGTATCCATCAGAAGAAGTAAAAACACCTATTCTAAAGGTAAAAGATATAATGCGTCCCCCATTTTTTGTGCCTGAATCGCACTTGCTGGTTAATCTTTTTAGTGAAATGAAGCAGCATAAGGATTATCTGGCTGTGGTAGTGGATGAGTATGGTGGAACATCCGGAATTATTACCATGACTGATATTTTAGAGGAGATTGTAGGAGATATAGAGAAACCGTATATCGAGATGATACAGAAGATTACCGGTGGTGGATTTCTTGTTGATGGTCGAATAAAAATGAAAGATCTATTGGAGTTTCTCAATATAAGTATCGACACGGACGAAAATAATACTTTGAGTGGTTTTATCATCGATAGCTTAGGATACGTACCCGAAAAAGAAGAATCACCGGAAGTTGAAGTTGAAAGTTATATATTTCGTGTTAAGGAAATGAGCGGTCCGTTAATTCATTCTGTTTATATTAAAAATAAATAA